TATAGACATGCAGAGGATCGCCCAATGACGGAGGACAATGGAGAAATTGGGACAGGCTTTTCTGTTGACGTAGCAAAAGAATGGGAGCATTCTTTTTTCTCATTTCAGCTCCCTCACACGAGACAAGTAGCTCTACGAATTGCCATTGTTTTAGGTCCAAATGGTGGAGTAATGATTCCTTACAAAAATCTAGTTCGTTTTGGATTAGGTGGAGTGCAAGGCTCAGGAGATCAAATGTTTAGTTTTATCCATATTGAGGACCTTTTTCAAATTGTGCTCTTCTTGAAAGAAAGAGAAGATTTAGAAGGCCTTTTTAATTGTTCTTCTCCAGTACCAATAACGAATCGTAAATTAATGGAAAAACTTCGAGAAACACAAGGAAGAACATTCGGACTGCCTGCTACAAAATGGATGCTTGAGTTTGGGGCTTTCTTTTTACGGACAGAAACTGAGTTAATTTTAAAGAGTAGATGGGTCATTCCTGAAAGGTTACTTAATGAAGGATTTACGTTTGAATATGAAACCATTGAAAAAACGCTTGAAAATATTTTAGCGAGAACGTAATAACAAGTTCTCGCTTTGTGGTTATTTTTGATGGTCTAATAACGTTTGAACCGTAACAAATGTATATCCTTTTTTTCTCAATTCATCAATGATGGTTGGCAAAGCTTCAACGGTTCCATCCAATGCTCGAGAATTTTCCTTGGCGTTATGTTGTAACACGATTCCACCAGGAGTTGTGTCACGCTTAATAATTTCGATGATTTCATCTGCTGAAGTCCCACTCCAATCCAGTGTATCAATGGACCATTTCACGTTGCGCATACCTAATTCGTTAAGGATTTTTATATCTGCTTTTGTAGTAAATCCATAAGGAGGTCTAAATAAATCTGGCTTTCTTCCTGTAACTTGTTTTATCTCAGTTTGAGTGGATTGAATTTGCTTTTTTACATCAGAAGACCAAATTTTTGTTATATAAGGGTGATCCCAAGAATGGTTTCCAATTCCATGACCTTCCTTAACGATTCTTTTCATAACTTCTGGATAAGTTGCTACTTGTTTCCCTACAACAAAAAAGGTGGCCTTTACTCCTTTTTCTTTTAAAATATCTAAAATCTTCGCAGTATAATCACCATCAGGTCCATCATCAAAGGTTAATGTGACCAGTTTATCTTGTGTGTTTACTTTCTGTATTAAATTTTTCTTTACAGTGATATTACTGGTGATAAAGGATCGTTTTAACTTTGAATCGTAGTTGATTTTCATTCCTAATTTCTTAATAACATCTACTAATGGAACGTAGTACTCTCCATCAACCTCTGTTGATTTAGCAGTCAAGGTTCCTCTTTTCCATTTCTTTGTCATTGAATTATATTCGTCATAATACTTTGTACCAATTGGCAAGGAGAACGTTATCTTATCCGTTTGAAAAACAATCGATTGATATTTTTCGTTCCAATCAACGAATGCCCCTGTTCTTTTTAAAAGAATGGCAGGAACAAGTAAGTGTCCATCAACAACAATGTACTTCGTCGTATAAGGCACATTATCAAAATATATAGATGCTTTATCCAATTGTGATTCTTGTGCTTTCGTTTGAGCTGGTATACAGAGGGTGAAAATGAGGGCTAAAACGAAGCTGATTTTGAATAATGGTGAATTTAATTTCTTTATCATGGTGAATGCTCCTTTTCGTTTTTGCTATTTGTAGCATTTCCTATGAAGTTTTTTTTACAACTAAAAATCTTTTTTATAAAAATTAACAATGAACTAAGAACCGAATATTTCAGAATAAGGTCCCATTTCCATATAATTATTTGTTGACTACTACTTTGTAATACAATATAGTTATTTAAGAGGGAAAGTTTACCTTGTTTATAAAGGGAGTGTCATGTTGTCTACATCAACACAAATGCTTAAAGGAGTACTAGATGGCTGCTTATTAGCGATCATTGCAAAAGGAGAAACGTACGGCTATGAAATGATTGAAAAGCTTCAATCTCATCAGCTAGCAGTGGTAAGTGAAGGAAGCATTTATCCTGCTTTAATGAGACTGCAAAAAAACAACCTTGTTTCAACTGTAATGAGGAAGTCTCCTAGTGGGCCAAAACGAAAGTATTACTCGATTACAGAAGAAGGGATGGAAGAATTGGCAAGGTTTAAAGAATTGTGGGAAGGATTATCAGAAGGTGTGACGTCAATTTTAGCATAAGGGGGAGAAGGGAATGCTCTCACAAAAGTCGGAACAATTTTTAGTGGAGTTAAAATTGCACTTAATGTCTAAAGGGAAAGATGAACAGCAAATCGTAGAGGTTATTGAAGAATTAGAGGACCACCTTATGCAAGCGGAAGCAGAAGGGAAAAGCGTTGATCACATTGTTGGAAACAGCCCAAAGAAATATATCAAGACTATTAGTAACGAATTGAATACAAACCTTCGTCAAACGATTAAATATGTTCTTTTGGCCATTCTTTATTTAGTGGCTTCAAGTTGCTTTTCTTCTGCGATTGAGGGTGAGTTTACCTTAACAGCCAAAAACTTATCCATTACCGGTGCTGGTTTATTTATTGGAATTCCCGTATTAGCATGGCTTTATTTCAAAGGAATTCCAAAGTTTTATCTTTCAAATTGGAAGTTTGTGTTTGTTTCAGTTTTTATCAATATGCTTTTAATAGCTGTTTTTGTTGGCATTCATTTTATCGTCGAGCCATTTGGAGATGGAATTGTTTATAAAGGGTCAACCTCTTTCAGCTATTCAATCGCTATTTTGTGTGTTGTCATTTTCATTCTATTTGCTTTTATTGGTAAGTCGTGGTTATTAACGGCTTTTATTGTCTATACAATTTCGCTAAATCTAAACCCTTTATTCGTTAAGCACTTTTCTTCTTCAGAGAATGAGATTGCCTTGGATATTGGATATACGTTGACTCTGACAGCTTTAATGGGATTCGTTTTTGGCTTATATATTTATCGAGATAAAAAGAATTCAAGTGTGTAAAGGGGAATCATTTATTGGATAGTCAATCAGTGTTAGGGAAAGAGCGGATCATCTCGTTAGATGTCATTCGTGGATTTGCATTATTAGGAATTTTACTTGTTAATATGCCCTCACATTCAGGGAGTGACTTATTTTTCTTATCGGGAATGGACAAACAAGTTTTATTGTTTTTTCATCTCTTTATTCAGACGAAGTTTTATACCATCTTTTCTTTCTTGTTTGGGTTAGGCTTTTATATTTTTATGACGAGGGCAGAGAAAAAGGAACTTGCTGTTAACCGTCTTTTTTCAAGAAGGTTGTTCTTCTTACTTCTTTTTGGTATTCTTCATTTCGCTTTGTTTTGGGAAGGTGACATTTTAACAACTTACGCGTTAGTTGGCTTTATTTTAATACTATTTTATAAAAGAAAACCACGAACCATTTTGATTTGGGCTATCTCTCTCATGACTTTTTATTTGCTACTATTATTATTGGGTTCCCTAAGTGGAACTAGTATTTATGAAATTGATGAAGGAATGGTCAACTATTCAATTGAAGAAGGAGAAGAAAAGGTTGCAGCCTACACGTCGTTATCTTATTTAGATCTTGTAAAGTGGAGATGGGCGGATAGTGCAGTTGAATATTTCTCGAACAATCTTTTTATTGTTTTCGATATCCTTGCTGTATTTTTAATCGGTTTATTGTGCGGAAAGCTAAAGGTGTTTAATCGAGTAAAGGAATTAAAGAACCGATTTAGAAGGTTACAAATCTCAAGTTTATTATTAAGTGTTCCTACATCAATCATTATTTACAAAATGTTCGCCTTAACAGAAGATGTGACATATATCTTCAGTCTTTGGCAGTTGTTATTTATCACCTTGAGTGGAATCACGTTAGCGACTTTCTATATTACCACCATTACATTAGCTCTAGAAAAAGCATTTTGGTCTAAAATGTTGAACCCATTAAGGTATGTAGGGCAGATGGCGTTAACAAACTATTTAGCCCAAACGGTGATCACGTTTATTATTTTTTATGGTTTTGGCTTGTTTGGACAAATCACCTTATCACAAGGCGTGATCTTCAGTATCATTCTATACATATTACAAATTGCTTTTAGTTATATTTGGCTAAAAAACTACCAATTCGGTCCGATGGAGTGGCTATGGAGATGGCTAACATATGGAAAGAAACCTGCCATGAAAAAGAGGATGGAAGTGGAAGGGTAACACAGGTAGGCTTTTCCCATAAGGCTAGGGAGGAGCCTTTTTTACATAAAGGGGATGATTCTATGACCAATCTTTATTTCATCAGACATGCTCACTCTACCTATACGCCAGATGAAAAGGGAAGACCTTTGTCTGAAAGAGGGTTAAATGATGCAAAAAGAGTAACTGAAGTTTTAAAGAGGGAAGATATTGATCATATCATTTCGAGTCCGTATCAACGTGCGATCCAAACGGTTCAAGGAATTGCTAATCACACCAACAAGCAAATGGAAGTGGTTGATGGTTTTAAAGAGAGAAGGTTAGCAAAAGGACCTGTAGAAGATTTTACTTATGCGATCACAAAAGTATGGGAAGATGAGCACTTTTCATGGGATGGTGGCGAGTCGAATATGGAGGCACAAGAAAGAGGAGTTCAAGCTACTTATGATGTATTAAAGAAGTATGATGGCAAAAATGTAGTGATTGGGACACACGGTAATATCATGGTTCTCATCATAAACTACTTTGATAAGAAGTACGATTTTGCGTTTTGGAAAGAACTTGGGATGCCGGATATTTATAAACTAACGTTTGAAAGAAAAGAGCTAATAAGTGTGATAAGGATTATATGTTAGGAGAGACATGATGAATACATATTTATACTTAGTCAGGCACGGAGATTCTCCAAAAGAAGGAAATGAAAGGATAAGAGGACTATCTGAAAAAGGAAAAAGAGATGCTCTCAAAGTGAAAGATATACTAATAGATGAAGGGATAGATGTGTTCGTTTCCAGTCCATACAAACGAGCGATTTTAACTATTCAACCTTTAGCAAATGAGACCGGTCAAGGAGTAAAGGTACATGAAGATTTAATGAGGTTGTTCAAAAAGCCCTAAAAAAATGTCGGTTGAATAACTTTGTTGGTTTGCTTTTCCGCTCCTCATGTACCAAGAACGTACACTGTGAGTGCTCAAAGCTACACCGCCTCGTTCTTCAGCGTCCTTTTTCCCTTACTTTTTGAACACGCACTTAAAAGAAAGAATTTTTTCTAATCAATCTAATCGAATGAGAGATGAGGATTTACTGCCTCTATTAGAAGAATCATTTGCTAACCTAGACTACTCATTCAATGACGGGGAGTCTAATCGAGCGTGCCAAAACAGAGCTATCATGGTACTAAAAGAGTTGCTTAACAATTATGAAGGAAAAAAGATTGCCATTGGTACCCATGGAGCAGTCATGACGTTAATGATGGCGTATTATGACAGCAAGTATAACTTAGATTTCCTACGAAGTTTATCAAAACCTGATCTATATAAAATGGAGTTTAGCGGTCAAAAATTATTATGTGTTGAGAGGTTATGGAGCTGAAAACTGATATTCATTTTTACGAATGTATATTTGTCTTCCTTCTTAATATAATGAATTTATGAGGTGATGATGAATGACGACAAGTTCTAGTATTTCTTTAAGAAATTTAGGTGCTTCTGATTTGAAGGTTTCACCGTTAGGATTAGGTACGTGGCAATTTAGTAAAGGAAAAAGGTTAGCAGGCATAAAATTTTGGCCTGATTTGGAAAAACAACTGATTCAAGAAATAGTGAAGGTT
This portion of the Bacillus carboniphilus genome encodes:
- a CDS encoding TIGR01777 family oxidoreductase gives rise to the protein MGKKVVIAGGTGFVGEYFKEKFEKLGYEVIIISRKAPFITWNDQEAIIGALEEAEMLINLAGKTVNCRYNDKNKQEILESRTKTTELLGNAIKKCVDPPNIWINSSTATIYRHAEDRPMTEDNGEIGTGFSVDVAKEWEHSFFSFQLPHTRQVALRIAIVLGPNGGVMIPYKNLVRFGLGGVQGSGDQMFSFIHIEDLFQIVLFLKEREDLEGLFNCSSPVPITNRKLMEKLRETQGRTFGLPATKWMLEFGAFFLRTETELILKSRWVIPERLLNEGFTFEYETIEKTLENILART
- a CDS encoding polysaccharide deacetylase family protein — encoded protein: MIKKLNSPLFKISFVLALIFTLCIPAQTKAQESQLDKASIYFDNVPYTTKYIVVDGHLLVPAILLKRTGAFVDWNEKYQSIVFQTDKITFSLPIGTKYYDEYNSMTKKWKRGTLTAKSTEVDGEYYVPLVDVIKKLGMKINYDSKLKRSFITSNITVKKNLIQKVNTQDKLVTLTFDDGPDGDYTAKILDILKEKGVKATFFVVGKQVATYPEVMKRIVKEGHGIGNHSWDHPYITKIWSSDVKKQIQSTQTEIKQVTGRKPDLFRPPYGFTTKADIKILNELGMRNVKWSIDTLDWSGTSADEIIEIIKRDTTPGGIVLQHNAKENSRALDGTVEALPTIIDELRKKGYTFVTVQTLLDHQK
- a CDS encoding DUF418 domain-containing protein — protein: MDSQSVLGKERIISLDVIRGFALLGILLVNMPSHSGSDLFFLSGMDKQVLLFFHLFIQTKFYTIFSFLFGLGFYIFMTRAEKKELAVNRLFSRRLFFLLLFGILHFALFWEGDILTTYALVGFILILFYKRKPRTILIWAISLMTFYLLLLLLGSLSGTSIYEIDEGMVNYSIEEGEEKVAAYTSLSYLDLVKWRWADSAVEYFSNNLFIVFDILAVFLIGLLCGKLKVFNRVKELKNRFRRLQISSLLLSVPTSIIIYKMFALTEDVTYIFSLWQLLFITLSGITLATFYITTITLALEKAFWSKMLNPLRYVGQMALTNYLAQTVITFIIFYGFGLFGQITLSQGVIFSIILYILQIAFSYIWLKNYQFGPMEWLWRWLTYGKKPAMKKRMEVEG
- a CDS encoding histidine phosphatase family protein codes for the protein MTNLYFIRHAHSTYTPDEKGRPLSERGLNDAKRVTEVLKREDIDHIISSPYQRAIQTVQGIANHTNKQMEVVDGFKERRLAKGPVEDFTYAITKVWEDEHFSWDGGESNMEAQERGVQATYDVLKKYDGKNVVIGTHGNIMVLIINYFDKKYDFAFWKELGMPDIYKLTFERKELISVIRIIC
- a CDS encoding PadR family transcriptional regulator, with the translated sequence MLSTSTQMLKGVLDGCLLAIIAKGETYGYEMIEKLQSHQLAVVSEGSIYPALMRLQKNNLVSTVMRKSPSGPKRKYYSITEEGMEELARFKELWEGLSEGVTSILA